The following are encoded in a window of Ictalurus punctatus breed USDA103 chromosome 13, Coco_2.0, whole genome shotgun sequence genomic DNA:
- the LOC108273505 gene encoding uncharacterized protein LOC108273505, whose product MKSVLMSVYLLLLQCHAFIVREIIVNEPVTFPCTCSGPCPVGRWTRFIPGNAVIAEGRMCRSEQRYQKRFAVPGDQSRGDFSLKISSVAYNDAGSYRCSCNGESVTEVKLKVIVPTGVKAFEGENVTLPCYGDTRQDVKDVKWKKDGQKVLLYTHANRSVTTDEASESRFMMSVEGFLDGDLSLHIGSVRLSDAGVYQCLIHDESQDGEPRAVLLKVEGLQELTTTNSAEVTVRPVLLGLIIAVGVIGLTFTL is encoded by the exons atgaAGTCGGTTTTAATGTCTG TGTACCTGTTGCTGCTGCAGTGCCACGCCTTTATCGTCAGAGAAATCATAGTGAATGAACCCGTCACCTTCCCGTGTACCTGCTCTGGACCTTGTCCGGTGGGTCGGTGGACCCGCTTCATTCCCGGCAACGCCGTGATTGCTGAAGGCCGGATGTGTCGCAGTGAACAGCGTTATCAGAAAAGATTTGCAGTACCAGGAGATCAGAGCAGAGGAGACTTCTCCCTGAAGATCAGTTCAGTCGCCTACAATGATGCCGGCTCCTACAGGTGCAGCTGTAATGGAGAATCAGTTACTGAAGTCAAACTGAAAGTTATTG TTCCGACGGGCGTAAAGGCTTTCGAGGGGGAGAACGTCACCCTCCCGTGCTACGGAGACACTCGACAAGATGTTAAAGACGTCAAATGGAAGAAAGATGGACAAAAGGTTCTGCTGTACACTCATGCAAACAGATCAGTGACTACCGATGAAGCATCAGAAAGCAGATTTATGATGTCAGTAGAAGGCTTTCTAGACGGTGATCTCTCTCTTCACATCGGTTCAGTTCGCCTGTCTGATGCAGGAGTATATCAGTGTCTGATCCATGATGAATCTCAGGACGGAGAACCGCGAGCTGTTTTACTGAAGGTAGAAG GGCTACAAGAGTTAACAACCACCAACAGCGCTGAAGTTACAGTGCGGCCTGTTCTACTAGGATTGATCATCGCTGTAGGAGTCATCGGACTGACATTTACATTGTGA
- the LOC128634602 gene encoding uncharacterized protein LOC128634602, with amino-acid sequence MKSVLMSVYLLLLQCHAFIVREIIVNEPVTFPCTCSGPCPVGRWTRFIPGNAVIAEGRMCRSEQRYQKRFAVPGDQSRGDFSLKISSVAYNDAGSYRCSCNGESVTEVKMKVIVPTGVKAFEGEIVTLPCYGDTRRDVKDVKWKKDGQKVLLYTHATRSVTTDEASESRFMMSVERFLDGDLSLHIGSVRLSDAGVYQCLIHDESQDGEPRAVLLKVEGLQELTTTNSAEVTVRPVLLGLIIAVGLIGLTFTL; translated from the exons atgaAGTCGGTTTTAATGTCTG TGTACCTGTTGCTGCTGCAGTGCCACGCCTTTATCGTCAGAGAAATCATAGTGAATGAACCCGTCACCTTCCCGTGTACCTGCTCTGGACCTTGTCCGGTGGGTCGGTGGACCCGCTTCATTCCCGGCAACGCCGTGATTGCTGAAGGCCGGATGTGTCGCAGTGAACAGCGTTATCAGAAAAGATTTGCAGTACCAGGAGATCAGAGCAGAGGAGACTTCTCCCTGAAGATCAGTTCAGTCGCCTACAATGATGCCGGCTCCTACAGGTGCAGCTGTAATGGAGAATCAGTTACTGAAGTCAAAATGAAAGTTATTG TTCCGACGGGCGTAAAGGCTTTCGAGGGGGAGATCGTCACCCTCCCGTGCTACGGAGACACTCGACGAGATGTTAAAGACGTCAAATGGAAGAAAGATGGACAAAAGGTTCTGCTGTACACTCATGCAACCAGATCAGTGACTACCGATGAAGCATCAGAAAGCAGATTTATGATGTCAGTAGAACGCTTTCTAGACGGTGATCTCTCTCTTCACATCGGTTCAGTTCGCCTGTCTGATGCAGGAGTATATCAGTGTCTGATCCATGATGAATCTCAGGACGGAGAACCGCGAGCTGTTTTACTGAAGGTAGAAG GGCTACAAGAGTTAACAACCACCAACAGCGCTGAAGTTACAGTGCGGCCTGTTCTACTAGGATTGATCATCGCTGTAGGACTCATCGGACTGACATTTACATTGTGA